DNA sequence from the Hippoglossus stenolepis isolate QCI-W04-F060 chromosome 17, HSTE1.2, whole genome shotgun sequence genome:
TGCTGCACCCTGTTGTGTAAGGATCTGTCGGTGGTAAACACAACAACCACTTACTAACTATAAACAGCACATCACAAAAGGCAAATTTACATAAAAAGCAAACATAAACAGGAAACCACCAAACGCAACAACAAATCTCAAAATATACACGACAAATCACGTGTTTGAGATTTGCTGTTTTGTAacctgatgttgtgttttccagtTTAACGTGATTTCCCTCCCTATGACTCAGATCTCTGGTGTGTTAGGTTATAAGTCAGTTACACTTCAATGGTAATTGGAGCCTGACCGACAGGTTTTTGGTGTTGGTATTTTCTggtaaaaatacatattatataaaacacatacaaagGAAATATATAGAACTATAATTAAATCTCTTTGAAAAGAAATGGGACTTGTTGCTTTGTCAGGTGCTCAGTATGAATGTTTGATGCcactcatttaaaaataacttgtaTTTGGACCAGGTACTTGATGAAGGTTCTAATgaggtttcttttcttttgcaatTTTTTGATGAACGAAAGTAAACATCTGGACAGATCCTGATAAAAAGATATCTAACTGTAACACTGTAACTGTTATTTCTTTGTTAATGTccaaaatatgaatttaaagaaCAATTTCTTTACGTAAactataaacataaatgcacttctcagcattgtttattctgtaaattcagttttttaatatCTACAAACATAAACCCAGATACATGTGAAAGCTTTTACCTGCTCACTAAAGATCCTGATGAATGTTCTGGTGCAACATGCGTCCTGCTGTCGGTCCAGTGGATGTTTGCATGCATTCACAGATTTCACACTGTGCAGCTGTTGTAcacgtgtttttatttgtggGAACGTGTGAACGTCTCCAGCTGCAGATACGAATGGTCTCCTCCTCATTctttgcttcctctctctctctctgctctgtcctccatcctctctcgTAGTTGGGGTCAGGAGAACATCACCGTCATGCTGGAACCGCAGGCCGACCGGGTCATGGCGCTCGGCGAGTGGGAGGAACGCTGGCAGCAGGACAGAATCGGCTTCCATCAGCCTCACGTACACAAGTAAGAAGCCGACTCTCGTCCGCCTCCTCAGAGGATTGAAGGAGAACAGAAGTCTTCTAAATGCCTGACAGGGTGACACCACCACCGCCTCCAGCTATCCACCTGAAGGTGTCAGAAAAGATGCACAAACAAAGCACTGACTGAGGCTCTGTCTGATTTCATGTTGGAACTACTTTTTCATGAAGTTTAAGAGGTTTAAGAtcagttaaaaatacaaatagaaagGCCAGGAGGTGACATTttaacttaaatatataaaataagcTTAAAAATTAGCTTGACGCTACATGTTCGTTTGTTCTTGCTCTATATgcaactttggtgagtgggtacgatctccAATACTCTCGATAAAAAAcagcgtttatctccaatattcagcaggagctgtttgaaatatgaagaaCACAGTTGTTTAGGAGtaatcaccacatgtggctgcagagggcgctgttgtgTACATAGCGTTGCCTTAACAGCAGTTTTTGGTATTTTCTATGTTTTGATAGGTTGCTGGAGGACAATGTCGACAAAGTTCTCGCTGGACGGACGGGAGTTcgcttcttcttccctctctgtggGAAAGCAGTGGATATGAAGTGGTGGGCAAAAGCTTATTTTATCCAATAATTCAAATCACATTGGATTTCTGTCTCTATTCCTCTCTTAaaacactctgtgtgtgtgtgtgtgtgtgtgtgtgtgtgtgtgtgtgtgtgtgtgtgtgtgtgtgtgtgtgtgtgtgtgtgtgtgtgtgtgtgtgtgtgtgtgtgtgtgtgtgtgtgttccaggttaGCAGACATGGGCCACTCGGTGGTCGGGGTGGAGATCAGTGAAAAGGCTATAAAACAGTTCTTTGAGGAGAATAACTTGACGTACAGCGAGGAGCCTGTCGCTGCCGTACCTGGAGCGAAGGTTTTCAAGGTACATGACACCGTGTGAACCGAGAGGGTTCATGGCTTTCTATGTTTTTACTCAACACTTGGATGAAAGAGCATAAAGATCTATAATCTTTAAGAGTTTCATGATTAtgaaatgctgttttttattatttttctatagTAACCTCGGTATTTTCCTTTctctatattatttatataaaattttaATGTTGTTGCCCCTGACGGCCGTtcagtcaaagtgtgtgtgaatgatgacttgtactgtaaagtcaTTATAGTGGTCTATATAAAGCTCTATATAAAAACTGTCTATTTACTATTTAAAATTTTATACAAGCTCCTTCACTATAAAAGCTTTTATtggggcttttattgtgaaacaggAAATACCTTGCTTTTGTTACTGAGGGTCAGggaaatatttagaaaaatgtaaagGGAATCACCCATTATGTAAAACTATAATTTgtcttgtgtatttatttatttacactttattctTTTTCGTGTCAAATACAAATCTTGTATTCACAGACATTCACAAAGTTCTTAATCCACTTGTTTCCCCTTTGTTCCACAGAGCTCAGAGAAAAACATCTCTCTGTATCAGTGCGACCTGTACAACTTCTCCAGGTTGGTGACCGCTGGatgttttaataacattttttaaagatgtttaatCAATTATAtcacaattcatttttttttcaccttcacAGCTCCATCGAAGTTCAGTTCGGGGCGATTTGGGACAGAGGAGCTCTGGTGGCCATCAAccccagagacagagagaagtaAGATGAGCCCGAACGCTCCACTGAGGTTTTTAATATTCGATATAGAAGCAGATGTTCTGTATTGAAACCACGTTAATATGTAATCAAATCTCTCCaagtgtttgattttaattgctctaaaaaaacatatttgacaaTTAAATATGATGTAATTTAACCATATGCTCCACGTTGTCTCACCACACTGTCTCTCACACCACAGGTATGCGTCTCTCATCATTTCTCTCATGGCCAAAGACTGCAGATACCTTCTGGACACTTTGCTGTACAATCCTGAATTATACAAAGGtgcctgtttaaaaaaatatgaaacacagagaggaaatcTGGTCTCAAAGCCAAATTTACATCcttctgtttattatttaatctccattttaaaatgtgtgcattAGCGCAATGagattaaaacatatttgaaactacatttgttttttcaggtCCTCCCTTTTTAGTGCCTGATGAGCAAGTGCAGATCCTGTTCGGTGAGTCCTGTTAAGAACAAAtatgtctgagtctgtgtctgtacTTAATCATGAAGCACTATAATTATACTCCCCTATAAATTCTGAAGGAAgcaacactttatttatttatcaatctgtgtgtctgttcctcAGGGAGCCGCTGCGATGTGGAGCGGCTGCAGTCGGTCGACGCCTTCATTGAGAAACATCGAAGCTGGGGTCTGGACTCTCTGACTGAAAACCTGCACCTCATCTCTCCAAAGAGCAGTTAAAGCCCAGAGCGTAGAGAAGCTGATCTTTGGCATTTTAATGCAAACGCAGGTCCAAGGCATTTATTCTGTGCTTAGATATGTTCTCTCTAAATGAAGGTTTTGAGGGGATACAAAGCTGCATGGAAAATCATTTAGTAAAGATTATATAACCTAAGGAACATTAGATACCTGACCGATGTTGTGTGTCACTGCACTGATGATATTAACTTTGTTGtacatttaataaaactgttttttctcAAACAACACTTACGAGTAAAGTGACTTTATAAGAAAGTAGGTGAAATGATGACGAGTTTTTCATTCCCCACAACCCTGACGGTCTTTCTCAGCCTTTTCAGGACATCGATAAAAGTGACGTTAATTGcaattaaaagtaattaataATCCACAAAGAATAAGCAAATATAATTAATATCCATCTTCTGCAAACAGCACTAATATGTCCATTTCCAACACAGATGAACTAAAGTATCCAAACACAGTTTATTAATGAGACCAGAATACTTCACccattttcattatatttaaaccagcttttattatatttcttgaTATCAAACCAGCTTTTATAAaccttttttattatatttatgaatgtgtatttctatatgttattttatcatattatataaCCAGCTTTTATTATATTGCTGGGTTGAGTTCCTACAAACGCCACTGCTGTTTGTACCAAATCAACCAAACATGATGTTTTTCTAattggtaaataaaacaatctatGTTCATGGGTTCgtatttcaacagataaacaaataattgatttgataaggttttttatataaacaagcCAGGATTAGGCCACAGTTGGGTGGGGTTTGAAGGCCCCCTGGAGGTTGGAGGTGTCAGCACACCAGCCCCATCAGCCTGGTGGATGATCCATTCTTGATTGAAGGTCTGACTCCACAAGCAGCTTTGAttggtttattttcaaataaatatatatgttcatGTTAATCTATGAGACTAAAATACAAATCGTCATCATTGTGGTCTCCTCAGGTTGGGTGAGATATGTACTTTGGACCATAGAGGGCGCCAAAGCTCTAGAAAGAGCCTGATCCCTGCTGTTCTGAATTCATATCTTCACATTTTATCAAGTTATAGTGCTGGTGCTGCTCTTGTTATATACTTCTTAAATACTGGTGGTTAAACTCATATCCTGCACTGGAACTAAAATCATAATCCACCTCAACCAATTGTCAATTGTAGATGGAATCACAACCTTTGGCTACAACATATTAAATGACCTTGACGGCAAATATAAAAGTGACTGAATTCTTTACTGTTGAAACGCTCCGAGCTGTGCTGCCTCATCTGGAGCTCTGAGCCGAGTCGGAGTGACGGCCGATCCGCCATGTGTGAACGTGGACGACGGGGGGGGGAGCAGAACAGAACAACATTGAGTCCTGCGTACGCCTGGTGGCCTTAATGAATTAGTTAGTGGCAGGAGATgttgacacaacacacacacaggtgcttTGCTTTGACAGGCTGGAAGCGGTGTTTAGCCAGGTGGGCGTACGGAGGGGAGAGAAACATCACgctaacagcagcagcttagCTCTGTACGTGACCTTCTGTCCGGACGGAAATAGCTGTTGTGAccttttgaaaaacacagatgacTAAGTGGCTGGGTTAGAAAGTATAGATACCGGATGCTCATTTAATAAatttattctcttttcttttcctcctcaccctgtttcttttctccagtgTTTGCACAGCTTCTTCTGTTGTGAGGCCCGGGCTGGTGTTTGGCAGGAAAGGACCTTGAGGGACGTCCAAGAGGAGGTGGAGCGTCTTTTATTCGCTGACACTCTTGACCCGACGGTGAGGAGCAGGACTGATGGGTACTCAGGGATGACCTCCACGGCGTTTAACGGTTCAGTGAAGACGAGAGAAGCTGGCCCCGAGGAGACGGGGACGTGAGAGAACACTCAGGTTTTACTTTAAAGTGAACTAAAGGTTGAGGGAGGCGGCTCACTGTCACTGTACGTGCACTTTTAAGAGTATATCAAAGCCCTGCGGAGTCTTTAAAGTGTCGGTGTCAGTCGGCAGAGGAGGTCGGTCACGTCTTCTGTAAACTTCTGTGCGGTGGCATCACAGTGAAGCCACAGTATCTctgcaccacctcctccatgttagtgaatgggacatggaccatagtttggttttaatgagttattataaaaacagggtgaaacaggactgactcatgattggtcgagcacgtgtatCAATTGGACCTCATGGCTCCACATCATGAAAGCACTCCTGATCCAAATGTATCTGTGCAAGACGGCAGCGTTTGTTTCCAGgacattttgtcttcatttctggatagtgggaggaagtggagacacatcgtccaaTTTGAGTACAGTCAGAATATTTCCAGTATTTCTGTCTCAAGTGGCCTCAAATTACCTATTGCAACTTAAACCAATATTGACTTCGCTGTTCACAGTATCATTAATCATGATCCATCACACCCTCATGAGCATATCCTGTGATGTTTTTACACCACCACACCCTGACCAGCTGCAGGTGGAGCTCCTCCGTCAGGGCCTCGGCGTCACGGTGCGGCAGGAACAGATGGGCCGGCTGATCTTTAGACAAGGGCAGCAGAGACACCGCGAGTGGGGAGCGCTGGATAACTTCACTGCTGAGGGCCAGACACCTCTCGGATGTTCAGGGGTAAAAACtcagatggaggggtggggtcaACAACTGCACCGAACAGATTGTATGTGTAAAcgccctgggggggggggacgtgcATACAGATTAAAAAAGTTGTATTGGAGGAAAGCCAGAGAGTAATGAGATTCAAACGCATGCAAATAGACAATTCACAAAGCATAGGTTAGGTTATTGTCTTTAGCATGTTATATAGCTGGCTAGCATGACGTTAGCCTGTTGCTCAGTCAATTAAGTGAATTTCGTGGGATTACTTGAATTGGAAGGATATTAACAAGCACCAGGCTAACGCTAGGTTAACAGCATATCTGCGAGAAATATCTGAATCCTGTGACCACAATGTTTAAATAAGCAATTATCTAATTCTCAACTAGTAACATCACAAGTCACACAAGTTTTCTTAAATTGTAGTTCTCAGGGCCACAATATACAACCTCTAATCTTTAACAAAATACTACGATATTATACACATAGTGGTTTCAGACCACAGCTGTATAAGCAATTTAAAACTcctcacattttccattttgtcaGACATACTTGTGGTGAAAACGTCCAGAAATATCCATAATTGAAGAGGAAAGCTGCCACGGGaacaaaaatttaaaacacCCATGTGTTCCTccagaacaaatacaaaaataatacataatctaatggattttaaaaaatgattttaaatgccTAGGAGACGTCTTGAAGTGGTGGCGGTGGAGCTAGAGTCCacgttgtgttgtgtgtatccACCATCAGGAGCGGGGCCAGCAGCGTCAGGCCCCGGGTTTGATTGTTTGGACTCAAGCTAGCAGCGGGAGAGGAGCACCGGGCCTCTGGCTGCTTACAAGTGTCAATCTTGTATCAGACGCATCAGAGCCACAGAAAACCGACGTCAGAGGGTCCTTCCCTTCAGACACAGCTATGAATCTGTCTCCATCAATCACGCTCCAGTGAAGAGTCCTGACACGATATCTATCAAACATGAGACAGCTTTAGTGTTTGAGCTGTTAAGTTATTTGCTGTTTGATGTGTTGAATCCGGAGCCAGCTGGTTAATTTATTGATGGTTGGACAGAAGAATTGAACAAGTCTAAAGCTGTAAAGCAAGATACTGAAAAGTCCTCCGTATTAAACTATATGTCGCAGAATCACAGAAGTCAATGTTTCTAGTGGCTCAACCAATGACTGTACATGAAGATCGTTGaagcgtctccacttcctcccactatccagagatgAAGTAAATAGCCAAGATACGAACGCcgccatttttcacatttggaGTCAGATTGTGCGCTCATGTGGTGTCGGAATAATCGGAAAGATTAGTTCCCCTGACTGGgaaaatgtactgtatgtgtacgCCAACTCAAGTCGGAACACCAACTCAGAAAGTGGGCAAAAAGTTTGGTGCGCGAGTTGCAGAGTTGCCGGCGTCATCAACAGTAGCAACCGGGGGAAGGATCTGCAGTAGCAAGGTCTtagcttgaccaatcacgaaTGTGGAAGATAGTTCAGCCCCAGCACCTTGATACCCtgtggaaaaaaagatgtaaatgcaaaagtatttaaatataaaggcccattctagggtagagaaaacaacaatttagatgaaacacacgaatcactaggattattttatatattattttagatcctttcacctaaatctttaCACACTGAAGCTTTAACAACAGCAACCACcatcctggcatccatgttggAGGTCATCCTTCAGGCTAGAGACTCAGCAGCTGCCGCCGAGGCAGGGACCTCAGGTGCTGAGCGAGTTTTGCACGTGTATGTGGGAAACAGGCAGAAGTTTTTTGCAGACGTGTGCTTAGATTTACCAAATTCATTCTTCAGCACAGGGTCATAAAAGAAAGGATTCAGTTTGGGGCGGAGTTGTGTGGCTCACTTTGAAAAAGTAGCTCCCTGagtgtcagacacacacacacacattgtatttgTCAGGATTTGCCTGTGAATTTAAATCAGTTTCTTGTTTGCCAGCTGGTGGTGCTGTTGAATTAAATATACTGAAATCCATGAAAACTTTTGAAGGTCTTCACTTTCTATAGAGTCTGATAGATATTCAATTCACACATGAAAATGAAGCGAGTCCAGCACGTCGCATGCATAATTCACTCTGCATAATTTCTATTTGGGAAATCAACCTtcacacagatttttatttgtcttcCCTACCCGTGTTCACTGAAGGTTCCCCTTGTAAGACTGTGTCATTCTGTGTCCTTGTGCTGCCTCACACCCGGCTGACAGCTACATGAACCGGtgccacagtcacacacacacacacacacacacacacacacacacacacacacacacacacacacacacacacacacacacacacacacacacacacacacacatcagacacacatcagacacacaccactATCCATCCAAGCTCGGTGGCAGAAGGGGCTTTGCCTTCGCCCTAATTGGCTGCGTAATCTGGGACACCAGGAGCAGCGTTAAGCCCTCTGTGGAGGAAAAGGATGAGGCCTGGGAAGCTTGTGCATTAcagtgggggaggggggtcaCAAGATAGATTTTAATTtgtccattcatttatttctttgcaTTGTGCTTAATTCCTGTTTCCTTCGAACCCAATGATAAAGTCAAGTCCTCTCTTTGGTGCACGGCAAAGTTTCTCTGCCGCAGTTTGATTCTGTTCAGGTCACAACAGATGAACCGTTTGTTGAGGACAAAGACAATTGTACAGTTCAAGTGGGACCTGTtacacctccctcctcttcatcctctgctgttttccCCATGTCCCCTGATGGCCACTTTGACTTTCTCTGGCTATCTCATCCCtcgacctcctcctcctcctcttcttccactgATGTTTTCTCCATGTCCCCTGATGGCCACTTTGACTTTCTCTGGCCGTCTCATCCCTCgacctcctcgtcctcctcgtccgGTGCAGCGTGGCTAATACCAGGCGAGCAGTCAGATACCCGACAGAGTGAAACCGGCCTTATCAGTGAGCAGGCGCCTTTGTCTGGTCTGACTGAGGAATCGAAGAGGCGCTGCTGTGACAGGGAGCAGAGTCGATATCTACCATCATTCAGAGTATGCATTTAGAATTACAACAAATAGAGGGTTGTAATATTAACTGTTGCCTTGAAGAACATTCGGGGAAATATGCTTATCGCTGTCGTGCTGAGAATTGAGTGAGAAAATTGATCCCACTCGTGTCTAGAGGGTGAAAACAGACTGTCGAGTGTAAACCAGCACcgaggcccagcagtccccttaaaaaaaacaaattaaattcactagatctggatttcgTGGTCTGCACTGAAACAAGTACTTCGAGGGGGGGTCACCTTGTAGCAGCAGAAGTGACTCTCAGCTTATGTGGCCAAGATGGTGCCTGAGGAATTTAGTTTGGCAGCACTTGTGATCGGAGAGTTGAAGGGTTTACCGAGCACAAAGGGCAGACTATTATCAGGTGGGATTAGTGGTTTTCTAAAGGCTCTGGGAAAATGCTGTTTCCACTGCTGTAAATTAATTTTGTGATTTGACTGCGAGGTGCCGAGGACTGAGTTGGCAGTGGCAGCGTTcacatggggaaaaaaaaacagcaacattaaaCAGAGATTGGAGATTCTGTTTTACGACGAATTTCCCTCTCAAGAGTGGATGAGTTGCACATGTTTTAAAGCAGATTAAAGTGCCCTGCCTGCATGTAAATGTGAAACAGGGGAGCCTTTGTGTCGGTCGACCGTGCTGCCAGAACCAGAAGTCCTGCATTTCAATTCCATGTTATTGTCTTCTCAACAACTGTAATTTCAACggaattattaaaaaaagaatctttAACTTTTCATTGTTTAAAGATATCCAGTTTTACCAATGTTCTGGCAGGCTTTGatattattagtattgtttttttattctgaatatTACATTTCCTGTGTACAAACACTGCGTCCAGACACAGAAagtttcaggtgtgtgtgtttgtgtcacttaacaacgcacacaaacacacacacactaatctaatctaatctaatctaatcttatCTGTGAAAACCCTAAAAGCAGGGGTTCTCAAAGAGCATCTGGGGACCCCCAAGGGTCTTTGAGGGGCGGGGGTCCTGGCAAAATGAACTATTGAATTTCATTCACTTTCTGTAGTAAAACATCTAAAAGTAACTTGTGTCCTTATCGTGCAACCTTTCAAAAACCTCGGCCTGACACAGACTAAAGCTGAGGCCGAAGGAAACTGGATAAACAAAAGGGTAAATAAGTGTTGAGGTAGAAAATTTGAATGTATGAATTTACAAAACTAAGATTACAGGTACATGcagctttatttattataaagtaCTATGGTGTAGATGTTTGGGGGGGAGCTATTAATTTgtaccagcagggggcgacttTGCCCATAAATGGCTTAAATATGGAAACGCTCCTGTCAGTGTTTAATTCCAACTatagtgtgtagtgtgtttaTACATAAcacagtatatgtgtgtatatggcTATATATATGGATGCACACACTGAATCAACAGACTGACCAATCAGATGTGTCCCTCATTGTTTCATCCTGCACGAGGCTTGATTATAATTAATACAAACTTAAAGCAGAACCAGGTAAATTATTGTTATAGATAAATGGCTCAATTAACTTTTAGGGCTTTTCCTCGTGCGCCACCTCCCtgtggaaaacaacaacaacaacaaaccaaacaataataatcaataattattgcCAATAAACAGCCTAATTGGTTTGTTATGATTACTGTGAGGGGGGGTACTTTTGACGCAAgttgaagagagagggagggagagagagggggagggagagagacggagagagagaggcaaagagagagagagaagtagagCGGCGTGCGGCTCGTGCGGATTTCAGTGACACCACACAGCACGCGGAGGACTTTGCAGATTGAACGGGGAGCTTTATTTAAACTCTGtcactaaaacaaaaataaagagaagaagaagaaggagtaaaggaagaaggagaaggagaagaagtgtcgggagagaggaggaggaggaatatcCAAAAAACGCAACACGTATCCGGTggatccagagagagagagaagcggctggagcaggagaagaagaaggagaagaaggagaaggagaagaagaagagggggagagatttgacattttaacgCCTGTCGCGACGCGTTTTTCACTGAATCGTTCAGAGGAATAATGAGGAACGTTTGGATAATTTTGACCCTCGGCCTCGCCGCCGTCCTCTCCGGGGAAAGGGTGAGTTTTTTCGGGGGGTAAAGCAAagttgaaagtgtgtgtgtgtgtgtgtggggggggactCTGGTCCACGGACTGACGCTCACTGCTGCTTCTTTGATCTGTCTGAGAAAAAGCCTCGAGAAACAGTTGCAGGTTGTTTTTCACGTGCGTTCAACGCGATtctctgcaaaaagaaaaagatcctgCAACGTGTCCTTTGATGGAAAACCCAGggattaaactgtgtgtgtgtctgtctgtgtgtgtggttgtagaATCTGCCACTTCACACTTCGACTGAAACCAGTATCCTCAGGTCATTTCAGATTAAGAGCTTGGACGATGTGGCCAGAGATTAAATGAAGATCAAAACGTTCATATCGATAATTGTCGCGATAAATGTTACATTGTTATTCCTTTGAAGTTTTTAGACAGTTTTTTTTGGCCcttgagtgaaggttgtggtttttaacTCC
Encoded proteins:
- the LOC118124561 gene encoding probable thiopurine S-methyltransferase isoform X2 — encoded protein: MQASHVTVVLLVLLLEAVSSWGQENITVMLEPQADRVMALGEWEERWQQDRIGFHQPHVHKLLEDNVDKVLAGRTGVRFFFPLCGKAVDMKWLADMGHSVVGVEISEKAIKQFFEENNLTYSEEPVAAVPGAKVFKSSEKNISLYQCDLYNFSSSIEVQFGAIWDRGALVAINPRDREKYASLIISLMAKDCRYLLDTLLYNPELYKGPPFLVPDEQVQILFGSRCDVERLQSVDAFIEKHRSWGLDSLTENLHLISPKSS
- the LOC118124561 gene encoding probable thiopurine S-methyltransferase isoform X1, whose translation is MCLTVFPLTSHIISLHSFIPQIHPLFPPGPVQPSAEPDRPDRGQQLPSSWGQENITVMLEPQADRVMALGEWEERWQQDRIGFHQPHVHKLLEDNVDKVLAGRTGVRFFFPLCGKAVDMKWLADMGHSVVGVEISEKAIKQFFEENNLTYSEEPVAAVPGAKVFKSSEKNISLYQCDLYNFSSSIEVQFGAIWDRGALVAINPRDREKYASLIISLMAKDCRYLLDTLLYNPELYKGPPFLVPDEQVQILFGSRCDVERLQSVDAFIEKHRSWGLDSLTENLHLISPKSS